The Pyrococcus kukulkanii genome contains a region encoding:
- a CDS encoding RsmB/NOP family class I SAM-dependent RNA methyltransferase produces METKEEKKLSIPPRGIRAIIEAVRLGEIIKPSQYAKREAFKKHEIEEAWLNRVLTMIFYDIMKKQGLIDKAIQEVVGVTPLILDPWLRAALRVAFDIVLFHEPNANTLKNLRWKASDFISARTHPYVGMYYWDLMDKILGYTPNPKTELEKLEWEYLAPAWLIERVKTILNEETEAFFKAVNRRHEWISIRVNTLKADVDSVIERFKEEGVEVLKSERAPTVIKIKGPYDFDSSDLFKKGKIIVQEEASAVASLILNPQPGEIVVDLAAAPGGKTTHMAELMQNKGKIYAFDIDKARMKRLKDFVNRMGIKIVKPIIKDARKAPEILGEEVADKVLLDAPCTSSGTIGKNPELRWRLRESKIEEMAKLQRELLESAAKLVKPGGRILYTTCSIFLEENEENVKWFLNIHQEFRLIKLEGPYDPGFLEGTMRAWPHRHNTIGFFYALFERVT; encoded by the coding sequence ATGGAGACTAAAGAAGAAAAGAAGCTGTCAATACCTCCCAGAGGCATTAGAGCAATAATAGAGGCCGTTAGGTTAGGAGAGATTATAAAACCAAGCCAATATGCAAAAAGAGAAGCATTCAAGAAGCACGAGATAGAAGAGGCGTGGCTCAATAGGGTTCTTACAATGATATTTTATGACATAATGAAGAAACAAGGACTTATAGATAAGGCAATTCAAGAGGTTGTGGGCGTAACCCCCCTAATCCTCGATCCCTGGCTCAGAGCGGCCCTGAGGGTAGCTTTTGACATAGTTCTCTTCCACGAGCCCAATGCTAACACACTGAAGAACCTCCGTTGGAAGGCATCAGACTTCATCTCAGCGAGAACTCACCCGTACGTTGGCATGTATTACTGGGATCTAATGGACAAAATCCTAGGGTACACACCAAACCCAAAAACAGAATTAGAGAAGCTTGAATGGGAGTACCTAGCCCCAGCATGGCTTATAGAAAGGGTTAAAACAATATTAAATGAGGAAACTGAGGCCTTTTTCAAAGCTGTAAATAGGAGGCACGAGTGGATAAGTATAAGGGTCAACACTCTAAAGGCAGATGTTGATTCCGTCATTGAGAGATTCAAAGAAGAAGGGGTCGAAGTTTTAAAGAGTGAAAGGGCACCAACTGTTATAAAGATCAAAGGACCGTACGATTTCGACTCCAGTGACCTCTTCAAAAAAGGGAAGATAATAGTCCAAGAGGAAGCTTCTGCAGTCGCATCCCTTATCTTGAACCCCCAACCTGGAGAAATTGTTGTGGACTTAGCCGCAGCTCCAGGAGGAAAAACGACTCATATGGCAGAGCTAATGCAGAACAAGGGTAAGATTTACGCTTTTGACATAGACAAGGCTAGAATGAAGAGGCTCAAAGACTTCGTTAATAGGATGGGCATTAAGATCGTTAAGCCAATAATAAAGGACGCAAGAAAAGCCCCTGAAATTTTAGGAGAAGAAGTAGCCGATAAGGTTTTGCTAGATGCACCCTGCACTTCCTCTGGTACCATAGGTAAAAATCCAGAGCTAAGGTGGAGGCTCAGGGAAAGCAAGATAGAGGAGATGGCAAAGCTGCAAAGAGAACTCTTGGAAAGCGCGGCAAAGCTGGTGAAGCCTGGAGGGAGAATTCTTTACACAACATGTAGTATATTCTTAGAGGAAAACGAGGAAAACGTTAAATGGTTCCTAAATATCCACCAAGAATTTAGGCTGATAAAGCTTGAAGGTCCCTATGATCCAGGCTTCTTAGAAGGAACAATGAGGGCATGGCCCCATCGACACAATACAATAGGATTCTTCTATGCACTGTTTGAAAGGGTGACATGA
- a CDS encoding DUF134 domain-containing protein, with the protein MPRGMGWGRGRGRRRKMRMIGFIPQVRHFYPALPPVGPPKPPIIMTYEEFEALRLVDYEGLTQEEAGERMGVSRGTVWRALNSARKKVAQMLVEGRELIILPQGNEVVSDKE; encoded by the coding sequence ATGCCGAGAGGAATGGGGTGGGGAAGGGGAAGAGGAAGGAGACGGAAGATGAGAATGATAGGCTTCATACCTCAGGTTAGGCACTTCTATCCAGCGCTACCCCCAGTAGGTCCTCCGAAGCCGCCGATAATAATGACCTACGAGGAGTTTGAGGCCCTAAGGCTAGTGGACTATGAGGGACTTACCCAGGAGGAGGCAGGGGAGAGAATGGGTGTTTCAAGGGGAACAGTGTGGAGGGCCTTGAACTCGGCGAGGAAGAAAGTTGCGCAGATGCTAGTAGAAGGAAGAGAGCTGATAATACTACCACAGGGAAACGAAGTGGTGAGTGATAAGGAATGA
- a CDS encoding methyltransferase family protein — MSFFGIVPRVSMFTLPYALLALYLNFRFRVWFGLPVLGYIVLFLGLVLWLVCYSQVSKAYRERKLLTTGCYSRVRHPIYSIWGFLVIPGFSFIIGGFMLGLPVAYWLSMLKFIGDEERGLEEMFGEEWRKYARRTGRFLP, encoded by the coding sequence ATGAGCTTCTTTGGAATAGTCCCCAGGGTTTCGATGTTCACCCTCCCCTACGCCCTCCTTGCCCTTTACCTTAATTTCAGGTTTAGAGTGTGGTTTGGATTGCCGGTGTTGGGTTACATTGTGCTGTTCCTGGGATTAGTTCTGTGGCTAGTATGTTACTCTCAAGTTTCCAAGGCTTACAGAGAGCGTAAACTCCTGACTACCGGGTGCTATTCTAGGGTTAGGCATCCCATCTACTCTATCTGGGGATTTCTGGTAATTCCTGGGTTCTCCTTTATCATTGGTGGGTTTATGCTTGGTCTGCCCGTTGCGTATTGGCTCTCCATGCTGAAGTTTATAGGGGATGAAGAGAGGGGACTAGAGGAGATGTTCGGTGAGGAGTGGAGGAAGTATGCAAGGAGAACGGGCAGGTTCCTCCCTTAA
- the purB gene encoding adenylosuccinate lyase, whose protein sequence is MAVHPIDYRYGSEEMRKIWDEENKLQKLLDVEAALARAHAKVGNIPEESARVISERANTKWVKLERVKEIEAEIHHDIMAMVKALSEVCGEHGKYVHLGATSNDIIDTANALLIKESLEIVEKDLKELRSILKDLALKHIDTVCIGRTHGQHAVPTTYGMKFALWLDEIQRHIERLHQLKERVLVGKMRGAVGTAASFGEKAFEIERLVMEDLGLKPARITNQIVQRDVYAELMFFLALVASTLDKMGLEIRNLQRTEILEVSEPFGTKQVGSSTMPHKRNPIRTEKICGLARVLYSNVIPALLDNPLWHERDLTNSSVERVILPESFVLLDEMLKVMKKVLRGLEFFPENIKKNLYLTKNLIMAEPLMLKLAERGMGRQEAHELVRQLAMKAFRENRDLLEVVRESEEAMRYLTQEDLESLKPENYIGKAREIVMNVVRYVEEMEKKGL, encoded by the coding sequence ATGGCCGTTCACCCCATAGATTACAGATACGGTAGCGAAGAAATGAGAAAAATTTGGGATGAGGAAAACAAACTACAAAAGCTGTTGGACGTTGAAGCCGCATTGGCTAGGGCTCATGCAAAAGTTGGAAACATTCCAGAAGAGAGCGCCAGAGTGATCTCAGAGAGAGCAAACACAAAGTGGGTAAAACTAGAAAGGGTAAAAGAGATTGAAGCCGAGATTCATCATGACATAATGGCCATGGTAAAAGCCCTAAGCGAGGTCTGCGGGGAGCACGGGAAGTACGTTCACCTTGGTGCTACATCGAACGATATAATTGATACTGCCAATGCCCTACTAATAAAGGAGAGCCTTGAGATAGTTGAGAAGGACTTAAAGGAGCTGAGATCCATCCTAAAGGATCTCGCCCTAAAACATATAGATACCGTGTGCATTGGAAGAACTCACGGTCAGCACGCAGTCCCAACAACATATGGAATGAAATTTGCCCTGTGGCTTGATGAGATACAGAGGCACATAGAAAGACTGCACCAACTCAAGGAGAGAGTTCTGGTTGGAAAGATGAGGGGAGCCGTTGGAACTGCTGCCTCCTTTGGTGAAAAGGCCTTTGAAATTGAAAGACTTGTAATGGAGGATCTTGGTCTCAAGCCAGCGAGGATTACAAATCAGATAGTTCAAAGAGACGTCTACGCCGAGCTAATGTTTTTCCTCGCGTTAGTTGCCTCAACCCTTGATAAAATGGGACTAGAAATCAGGAACCTCCAGAGAACGGAAATACTCGAGGTCAGCGAGCCATTCGGAACAAAACAGGTGGGCTCATCAACGATGCCTCACAAGAGGAATCCAATAAGAACTGAAAAGATCTGCGGTTTGGCAAGGGTTCTCTACTCTAACGTAATCCCAGCTTTGCTAGACAATCCGCTGTGGCACGAGAGAGATCTTACTAATTCTTCAGTGGAAAGGGTGATTCTGCCGGAGAGCTTTGTCCTTCTAGATGAGATGCTTAAGGTAATGAAGAAGGTTCTCAGAGGACTGGAATTCTTCCCTGAGAACATAAAGAAGAACCTCTACCTTACGAAGAACCTGATAATGGCCGAACCATTAATGCTTAAGCTTGCAGAGAGGGGAATGGGAAGACAAGAAGCTCACGAGCTAGTGAGACAGCTAGCGATGAAGGCCTTTAGAGAGAATAGGGATCTCCTGGAGGTCGTAAGAGAGAGCGAAGAGGCAATGAGGTACCTAACTCAAGAAGACCTAGAGAGCCTAAAGCCAGAAAACTACATAGGCAAGGCAAGGGAAATAGTGATGAATGTAGTTAGGTACGTTGAGGAAATGGAGAAAAAAGGCCTGTAG
- a CDS encoding radical SAM protein, translated as MARCKICGKESEEISESIGVCIDCLRKGHLEFSLKSHEEFRERIGLPARPPKGGVKCSICANECKVKDVGYCGVWVNSSGLRPKYGFDNAELFYYLDPHPTNCVAEPVCPEKDHIGFYNLAVFFYACNLDCLFCQNIEHKTSHGSVVSLDELVKVALDRRVTCVCFFGGDPAPYSPFAIRFSRKILRRRRIRICWETNGLENPRIMREIARISRESGGIVKIDWKAYTPGVYEALTGVNGEKAVERIKENVRIVKEEGAELVISTLVVPHYVDEVEVRKIVNYIASVDRNIPYVLLAFHPEHLMNDVPTTSYGQMEKLVRIAKKKLKRVFVGNPWLLRLTSP; from the coding sequence GTGGCTAGGTGTAAGATCTGCGGTAAAGAAAGTGAGGAGATTAGCGAGAGCATTGGAGTGTGCATTGATTGTTTAAGGAAGGGTCACCTTGAATTCTCCTTAAAGTCCCACGAGGAATTTAGGGAAAGAATAGGCCTTCCAGCAAGGCCGCCCAAAGGGGGAGTTAAGTGTAGTATCTGTGCAAATGAATGCAAGGTGAAGGATGTAGGGTACTGTGGAGTGTGGGTAAACTCCAGCGGCCTAAGGCCTAAATACGGCTTTGATAACGCGGAGCTCTTCTATTACCTTGATCCCCACCCAACTAACTGCGTTGCAGAGCCCGTATGTCCAGAAAAGGATCATATTGGGTTCTACAATCTCGCGGTATTCTTCTACGCCTGCAACCTTGACTGCCTCTTCTGCCAGAATATAGAGCACAAAACTTCTCACGGGTCGGTAGTTTCCCTAGATGAGCTCGTTAAGGTCGCTCTAGATAGGAGGGTAACCTGCGTGTGCTTCTTCGGCGGCGATCCGGCTCCTTACTCGCCCTTCGCCATAAGGTTCTCTAGGAAAATACTGAGAAGGAGAAGGATACGGATCTGCTGGGAAACTAACGGCCTCGAGAACCCAAGAATCATGAGGGAAATTGCCAGAATAAGCAGGGAAAGCGGAGGAATAGTTAAGATAGACTGGAAAGCCTACACTCCAGGGGTATATGAAGCTTTAACTGGCGTTAACGGTGAGAAGGCCGTTGAAAGGATAAAGGAGAACGTTAGGATAGTCAAAGAGGAAGGTGCAGAGCTCGTTATTAGTACCTTGGTTGTTCCCCATTATGTTGATGAAGTTGAGGTAAGGAAAATAGTGAATTATATAGCCTCGGTAGACAGGAACATTCCGTACGTCCTCTTGGCTTTCCACCCAGAACATCTAATGAACGACGTTCCAACTACAAGCTATGGGCAGATGGAGAAGCTCGTGAGAATTGCAAAGAAAAAATTGAAAAGGGTTTTTGTGGGAAATCCGTGGCTCTTAAGGCTTACTTCCCCTTGA
- a CDS encoding phytoene desaturase family protein → MKAIIIGAGLGGLLTGAFLAKNGYEVTILEKSPIIGGRFTNLPYKGFQLSTGALHMVPHGEDGPLAHLLKILGAKVEIVNSNPKGKILWDGKIMHYSKAWKFLGFKEKAKALKLLAEIKANRLPKGEEALMPADEWIKERVGDNEFVLKFLESFTGWADSVSSTEIPAIELAKEIKATLMWGGPGLIRGGCKAVIDELARIITENNGRIITREKAVEVEEGKVISESGSEYQYDILISNIGVKETVELIGKGEFPHDFLKEVKRIKPSEGVKFNLAVPGEPRIGNTVVFTPQLSINGFNEPSSLDQSLAKEGYTLIMAHMALKESPKKAIKKGWNDLLEVFPDGEPLLAQVYRGDNPVNRTRAGMHVEWPLERIYVVGDGYRPIGGIEVDGIALGVMEVLERIGIGNFKSWKL, encoded by the coding sequence ATGAAAGCTATAATAATCGGGGCAGGACTCGGAGGATTATTAACAGGTGCATTTCTCGCTAAGAATGGGTATGAAGTTACAATCCTTGAAAAATCACCCATAATTGGAGGGAGGTTCACAAATCTACCGTACAAAGGATTTCAGCTCTCTACCGGGGCACTCCACATGGTTCCCCATGGAGAAGATGGCCCTCTAGCTCACCTGCTCAAGATTCTTGGGGCAAAGGTCGAGATAGTAAATTCTAACCCAAAGGGCAAGATACTGTGGGATGGTAAAATCATGCACTACAGCAAGGCCTGGAAGTTTCTGGGCTTTAAGGAGAAAGCGAAGGCACTAAAACTCCTCGCGGAGATAAAGGCCAATAGGCTTCCAAAGGGAGAAGAAGCCCTCATGCCGGCAGATGAATGGATAAAGGAAAGGGTTGGAGATAATGAATTCGTCCTGAAATTCTTGGAGAGCTTCACCGGCTGGGCTGACAGCGTTTCTTCAACTGAAATCCCAGCAATAGAGCTGGCCAAGGAAATAAAGGCTACGTTAATGTGGGGAGGCCCTGGACTCATAAGAGGGGGATGTAAGGCCGTAATTGATGAGCTAGCGAGGATAATCACGGAAAATAACGGTAGGATAATAACGAGGGAGAAGGCCGTTGAGGTTGAAGAGGGAAAGGTCATCAGTGAGAGCGGTTCCGAATACCAATATGATATCTTAATTTCAAACATTGGAGTAAAAGAGACCGTGGAGCTAATTGGAAAGGGGGAATTCCCCCACGACTTCCTAAAAGAGGTCAAGAGAATCAAGCCAAGCGAAGGAGTTAAGTTCAACCTAGCGGTTCCTGGGGAGCCCAGGATAGGGAACACGGTAGTTTTCACACCCCAGCTCAGCATCAACGGCTTTAATGAGCCCTCTTCCTTAGATCAATCTCTTGCCAAAGAGGGATACACGCTCATAATGGCCCATATGGCTCTCAAGGAAAGCCCGAAAAAGGCCATAAAGAAGGGATGGAACGACCTTCTTGAGGTATTTCCAGATGGTGAACCATTATTGGCCCAAGTCTACCGTGGAGATAATCCAGTCAACAGGACGAGGGCTGGAATGCACGTCGAGTGGCCCCTTGAGAGAATTTACGTCGTTGGAGATGGCTACAGACCTATAGGAGGCATAGAGGTCGATGGAATAGCCCTGGGAGTCATGGAAGTCCTAGAGAGAATCGGAATAGGTAACTTTAAATCTTGGAAGCTCTAA
- a CDS encoding MBL fold metallo-hydrolase, with protein sequence MKWFNVDFRFHNVGQGLFYTGKLKYGKASFTLVYDCGSEKVSLVNNAIARKFRRGNRVDLLIISHLHKDHANGIPYLLKRTRVRTVILPYLSPLERLIVALATPFASREYYDFLADPVTYLIDNHVERVMLVGGEEPDRRENWVPPFEEPLDLPFDGRFELMIDELPPYEKLAEYIEKEENIDTKLFEDGRVEVRNHVGVLKVSLDGIPIWTFRFFNHKVEKALPEFKDCIKKTLGKIDSKRIKDAIKDPSQRRALKHCYNKLSKNVCHLNNTSLITLHFPIFRPRAINVTFEYFNPLLCRSNFIYWRWGCPCLLLFKQSISRFPDFVQFLTGDVDLNYRFNDISQHFGLGKTITDAIVTLVPHHGSHHNWNNSLCRAITSDFWIISAGIYNRYGHPSLQTLWDICMNCKNSCVVWVNEVTYFRFRGVFEF encoded by the coding sequence ATGAAATGGTTTAATGTTGATTTTAGATTTCATAATGTTGGCCAAGGATTATTTTATACTGGAAAGTTGAAGTATGGAAAAGCATCGTTTACTCTTGTTTATGATTGTGGCTCTGAGAAAGTATCCTTAGTTAATAATGCCATTGCTCGAAAGTTTAGACGTGGTAATAGAGTTGATTTACTGATAATTTCCCACCTGCATAAGGATCACGCAAATGGAATTCCATACCTACTTAAAAGGACACGGGTTAGGACTGTTATACTTCCGTACTTATCCCCTTTGGAGCGGTTAATTGTTGCATTAGCTACACCATTTGCATCAAGAGAGTATTATGATTTCCTTGCAGATCCGGTAACATATCTTATTGACAATCATGTAGAAAGAGTAATGCTTGTTGGAGGAGAAGAACCAGATAGACGTGAAAACTGGGTGCCCCCTTTCGAAGAGCCACTTGATTTACCCTTTGATGGGAGATTTGAATTAATGATCGATGAGTTGCCCCCATATGAGAAACTTGCTGAGTACATTGAGAAGGAGGAGAATATAGATACTAAATTATTTGAAGATGGCAGGGTAGAAGTCAGAAACCATGTGGGTGTTTTGAAAGTATCGTTGGATGGTATTCCAATATGGACATTTAGGTTCTTTAATCATAAAGTTGAGAAAGCATTGCCTGAATTTAAGGATTGCATAAAGAAGACTCTTGGCAAAATTGATAGCAAGAGGATTAAGGATGCAATTAAGGACCCTTCCCAGAGAAGGGCCTTGAAACATTGTTACAATAAATTAAGTAAAAATGTGTGTCATTTAAACAATACTTCTTTGATAACTCTCCATTTTCCCATATTTAGACCACGTGCTATTAATGTTACTTTTGAATATTTTAATCCTCTATTATGTCGTTCCAATTTTATATATTGGAGATGGGGATGCCCTTGTTTGTTATTATTTAAACAGTCAATCTCACGATTTCCAGACTTTGTACAGTTTTTAACAGGCGATGTTGACCTAAACTACAGGTTTAATGATATTTCTCAACATTTTGGACTTGGGAAGACTATAACAGATGCTATAGTAACATTAGTTCCTCACCATGGTTCACACCATAACTGGAACAATTCGCTCTGTAGGGCTATTACTAGTGACTTCTGGATAATTTCTGCGGGGATTTATAATAGATATGGTCATCCTTCTTTACAAACCTTATGGGATATATGTATGAATTGCAAAAATTCCTGTGTTGTATGGGTTAATGAGGTAACTTACTTTAGGTTTAGAGGCGTTTTCGAGTTCTAA
- a CDS encoding DUF2250 domain-containing protein, whose translation MQGERAGSSLKLLPVHLYVLLHLKKAGVDYAKMMAKVSGLPLDLINDAIRDLMEAGFIERDPGSAIKRSKARFKKAFEVPKHHTYYRLSRKGELFLRSFDPREYFNSLLPNGWEVVRALAERRNVNELDLDMETVEELKVYRFITEKGRKTEFFRVLSNSLSFQ comes from the coding sequence ATGCAAGGAGAACGGGCAGGTTCCTCCCTTAAGCTCTTACCCGTTCATCTGTACGTTCTTCTGCATTTGAAGAAGGCTGGAGTTGACTACGCAAAGATGATGGCCAAGGTCAGTGGTCTTCCCTTGGATTTAATCAACGATGCAATAAGGGATCTCATGGAGGCTGGGTTTATAGAGCGAGATCCTGGGAGTGCCATAAAGAGGAGCAAGGCTAGGTTCAAAAAGGCCTTTGAGGTTCCCAAGCACCACACGTACTACAGGCTTTCGAGAAAGGGCGAGCTGTTCCTCAGGTCGTTTGATCCCAGGGAGTACTTTAACTCGCTGTTACCGAATGGATGGGAGGTGGTGAGGGCCTTAGCTGAACGTAGGAACGTTAATGAGCTGGATCTTGATATGGAAACAGTTGAAGAGCTGAAGGTTTACCGGTTTATAACTGAGAAGGGGAGGAAGACCGAGTTCTTTAGGGTTTTGAGTAACTCCTTATCCTTTCAATGA
- a CDS encoding PPC domain-containing DNA-binding protein: MFSGGRMYLFRIPEGEEFMSYMHEFLEKEGVETGIVNAIGTLRDPKVGYFLEGEKRYKVIELRGTYEIASLIGNISLKDGKPFLHAHVVLGDSEGRAFGGHLIEGRVLVAEVFVLELKGKRLERKMTEKGLALWP, from the coding sequence ATGTTCTCCGGAGGAAGGATGTACCTCTTTAGGATCCCTGAGGGGGAGGAGTTCATGAGCTACATGCATGAGTTCTTGGAGAAGGAGGGAGTTGAGACAGGAATAGTAAATGCCATTGGAACGTTAAGGGATCCCAAGGTAGGCTACTTCCTGGAGGGAGAAAAGAGGTACAAGGTTATAGAGCTGAGGGGAACGTATGAAATTGCTTCTCTGATAGGAAACATCAGCCTTAAGGACGGCAAGCCGTTTTTACATGCCCACGTTGTCCTTGGAGATTCCGAGGGAAGAGCCTTTGGGGGTCATTTAATCGAAGGAAGGGTTCTAGTTGCTGAAGTCTTTGTGCTTGAACTGAAGGGTAAGAGACTGGAGAGAAAAATGACGGAGAAGGGGTTAGCTCTGTGGCCTTAG
- a CDS encoding helix-turn-helix transcriptional regulator, producing MKRLAIIVLFLLLPQVLAYNVTVKVFSDGYALIKIVRNVSVGENVSVSLPIQDFTNLSVKINGREVSFVFTNNGIVVYPGEPGILEVSYLTPDLTSKEGKVWRVNLPFNETKVVILPQDSVIVGLSGIPLSISGNSVVMPKGEQYIEYIFEHNVATRTVTITVTQSKVNTITTTVVRESDDTSRTSLALFLGLLIGLGVGIIGKKIRLRKLRGITLEELSEKFNLNEDEKAVIMYIADHGGKVRQADIRNELGIPRTTAWRILKRLESFDILKLEKINNETWAVLNIEIKKEE from the coding sequence ATGAAAAGACTCGCAATAATAGTTTTGTTCCTATTGCTACCTCAAGTCCTCGCTTATAATGTAACGGTCAAGGTTTTTTCCGATGGGTATGCACTCATTAAAATAGTGAGAAATGTAAGCGTTGGGGAGAACGTTTCGGTGTCTTTACCGATCCAAGACTTCACCAACCTTTCGGTAAAGATAAATGGTAGGGAAGTATCCTTTGTGTTCACGAACAACGGAATAGTAGTTTATCCTGGAGAACCCGGAATTCTTGAGGTTTCTTATTTGACTCCCGATTTAACTTCAAAGGAAGGCAAAGTTTGGAGAGTTAATCTGCCTTTTAATGAGACGAAGGTTGTTATACTCCCTCAGGATTCCGTAATAGTTGGTCTATCGGGAATCCCCCTGAGCATAAGTGGGAACTCAGTTGTCATGCCTAAGGGGGAGCAGTATATAGAATACATTTTTGAGCATAACGTCGCAACGAGGACCGTGACCATTACTGTCACCCAGAGTAAGGTAAACACAATAACGACAACTGTGGTTAGGGAGAGTGATGATACAAGCAGAACGAGTTTAGCTTTATTCTTAGGGTTGTTAATTGGTTTGGGAGTTGGTATCATTGGAAAAAAGATTAGACTTAGGAAATTAAGAGGAATAACGCTTGAAGAACTCTCAGAAAAGTTCAACCTTAACGAGGATGAAAAGGCCGTTATAATGTACATTGCTGATCATGGTGGTAAGGTGAGACAGGCAGATATTAGGAATGAACTTGGTATTCCACGAACAACTGCATGGAGAATTTTAAAAAGGCTTGAAAGTTTTGATATATTAAAACTAGAAAAGATAAATAATGAAACCTGGGCAGTTTTAAATATTGAAATTAAAAAAGAAGAATAA
- a CDS encoding serine hydrolase yields the protein MEEFIVEKMKENKIPGISYGVIDGEKVEMRGIGFRNVEKALPATERTLYGIASVTKSFTALAIMKLVEEGKLDLNAEVGDILGIELKPFGEPVRIHHLLTHSSGIPSLGYAEAFIDGFFGSRESWLPVAKPQDLVPFIKDMEGWAVARPGKRFFYSNTGYVLLGLIIEKVSGVKYEDFIREKILEPLKMERTDFRPKDEDFATGYILQEGKLVPKPFPYGITSDGGLISCVEDLVKYLRMYITLEGPVSEEYLKLMEKEYIEVPWQMFGGEAYGYGLVIYPRFYGKRLVGHSGSLGSYTSFIGYIRDEELGVVVLENSSGYAPSLIGMYILAEKLGEDPYKIEGIRREEILKRFEGTYYGFKRTIKFVVKRRGDFLFLEGEWGSVPLVPEVVEEDYIKAFTLSGGRKMHAEFFLKDGKAEMLYERYRLVREP from the coding sequence ATGGAGGAGTTCATAGTCGAGAAAATGAAGGAGAACAAGATCCCAGGAATAAGTTACGGGGTAATAGATGGAGAGAAAGTTGAGATGAGAGGAATCGGCTTTAGGAACGTTGAGAAGGCCCTTCCCGCAACGGAGAGAACCCTCTACGGAATAGCCTCAGTAACGAAGAGTTTCACCGCCCTAGCCATAATGAAGCTAGTTGAAGAGGGAAAGCTCGATTTAAACGCTGAAGTTGGGGATATCCTAGGAATAGAGCTCAAGCCCTTCGGAGAACCTGTTAGAATACACCACCTCCTCACGCACTCCTCTGGAATTCCATCCCTTGGATATGCGGAAGCTTTCATTGACGGTTTCTTCGGATCAAGGGAGAGCTGGTTGCCAGTAGCTAAACCCCAGGATCTAGTGCCTTTCATAAAGGACATGGAGGGCTGGGCCGTTGCAAGGCCAGGAAAAAGGTTCTTCTACTCAAACACCGGCTACGTCCTCTTGGGTCTCATCATCGAGAAAGTCTCTGGGGTTAAATACGAGGACTTTATAAGGGAGAAAATCCTAGAACCGCTAAAGATGGAAAGGACAGATTTTAGGCCAAAGGACGAGGACTTCGCTACTGGCTACATCCTTCAGGAGGGAAAGCTAGTTCCAAAACCCTTCCCGTACGGGATAACCTCTGATGGCGGATTGATTAGTTGCGTGGAGGATCTCGTGAAATATTTGAGGATGTACATCACGCTCGAAGGACCCGTCAGTGAGGAGTACCTCAAGTTAATGGAGAAGGAGTATATAGAAGTGCCCTGGCAGATGTTTGGAGGGGAAGCTTATGGTTACGGCCTCGTAATCTACCCAAGGTTCTACGGCAAAAGGTTAGTTGGCCACAGCGGTTCTTTAGGTTCTTACACGAGCTTCATTGGGTACATTAGAGATGAGGAGCTGGGAGTGGTTGTTCTGGAGAACTCCTCTGGTTATGCTCCTTCCCTGATAGGGATGTACATCCTAGCCGAGAAGCTGGGAGAGGATCCCTACAAGATAGAGGGCATAAGGAGGGAGGAAATCCTTAAGAGGTTTGAGGGAACTTACTACGGCTTCAAGAGGACGATAAAGTTCGTTGTGAAAAGAAGGGGAGACTTCCTGTTCCTTGAGGGTGAGTGGGGAAGCGTTCCATTAGTTCCAGAGGTAGTTGAGGAGGACTACATTAAGGCCTTCACCCTCTCCGGCGGGAGGAAGATGCACGCCGAGTTCTTCCTTAAGGACGGGAAGGCAGAGATGCTCTACGAGAGGTACAGGCTAGTGAGAGAGCCATGA